One segment of Tenrec ecaudatus isolate mTenEca1 chromosome 1, mTenEca1.hap1, whole genome shotgun sequence DNA contains the following:
- the CDK11B gene encoding cyclin-dependent kinase 11B isoform X1 has translation MGDEKDSWKVKTLDEILQEKKRRKEQEEKAEIKRLKNSDDRDSKRDSLEEGELRDHRMEITIRNSPYRREDSMEDRGEEDDSLAIKPPQQMSRKEKAHHRKDEKRKEKRRHRSHSTEGGKHARVKEKEREHERRKRHREEQDKARREWERQKRREMAREHSRRERDRLEQLERKRERERKLREQQKEQREQKERERRAEERRKEREARREGSSAHHRTMREEYGEKAKASHWSRSPLRPPRERFEMGEGRKPVKEEKLEERDPLSDLQDVSDSERKTSSAESSSGSRAPGPGHPSPREGQGSGLTLRLWVHPQAESGSGSEEEEEEEEEEEEEEGSSSEESEEEEEEEEEEEEEEETGSNSEDASEQSAEEVSEEEMSEEDERENGNHVLVVPESRFDRDSGESEEGEEEGGEGTPQSSALTEGDCVPDSPALSPIELKQELPKYLPALQGCRSVEEFQCLNRIEEGTYGVVYRAKDKKTDEIVALKRLKMEKEKEGFPITSLREINTILKAQHPNIVTVREIVVGSNMDKIYIVMNYVEHDLKSLMETMKQPFLPGEVKTLMIQLLQGVRHLHDNWILHRDLKTSNLLLSHAGVLKVGDFGLAREYGSPLKAYTPVVVTLWYRAPELLLGAKEYSTAIDMWSVGCIFGELLTQKPLFPGKSEIDQINKVFKDLGTPSEKIWPGYSDLPAVKKMTFTEYPYNNLRKRFGALLSDQGFDLMNKFLTYFPGRRINAEDGLKHEYFRETPLPIDPSMFPTWPAKSEQQRVKRGTSPRPPEGGLGYSQLGDDDLKETGFHLTTTNQGASAAGPGFSLKF, from the exons ATGGGGGATGAAAAGGACTCTTGGAAAGTGAAAACCTTAGATGAGATTCTCCAGGAAAAGAAACGAAGGAAGGAACAAGAGGAGAAAGCAGAGATAAAACGCTTAAAAAAT TCTGATGACCGGGATTCCAAAAGGGATTCCCTTGAAGAGGGGGAGCTGAGAGACCACCGCATGGAGATAACAATAAGGAACTCGCCGTACAGGAGAGAGGACTCTATGGAAGACAG AGGCGAGGAAGATGACTCTTTAGCTATCAAGCCACCCCAGCAAATGTCCCGGAAAGAAAAAGCTCATCACAGGAAAGATGAAAAGCGAAAAGAGAAACGTAGGCATCGTAGTCATTCAACAGAAGGGG GGAAGCATGctagagtgaaagagaaagagagagaacacgAGCGTCGGAAGCGCCATCGAGAAGAGCAGGATAAAGCTCGCCGGGAGTGGGAGAGACAGAAGAGGAGGGAGATGGCAAGAGAACATTCCAGGAGAGAGAG GGACCGGCTGGAGCAGCTGGAGCGaaagcgggagcgggagcggaaGCTACGGGAGCAGCAGAAGGAGCAGAGGGAGCAGAAGGAGCGTGAGCGGAGAGCCGAGGAGCGGCGCAAGGAACGCGAGGCACGCAGGGAAG GGTCGTCAGCACACCACCGCACGATGCGGGAGGAGTATGGGGAGAAGGCGAAGGCCAGCCACTGGAGCCGCAGCCCGCTCCGGCCACCACGGGAAAGGTTCGAGATGGGCGAAGGCCGGAAGCCAG TCAAGGAAGAGAAACTGGAAGAGAGAGACCCCCTCTCTGACTTGCAAGACGTCAGTGACAGCGAGAGGAAGACCAGCTCGGCCGAGTCCTCCTCAGGTAGCCGCGCACCTGGCCCGGGCCACCCCTCCCCTCGTGAGGGCCAGGGCAGCGGGCTCACCTTGCGACTCTGGGTCCATCCTCAAGCGGAGTCAGGGTCCGgctcggaggaggaggaggaggaagaagaggaagaggaggaggaggaggggagcagTAGTGAGGAgtccgaggaggaggaggaagaggaggaggaggaggaggaagaagaggagacgGGGAGCAATTCTGAAGATGCTTCCGAACAGTCTGCTG AGGAAGTGAGTGAAGAGGAGATGAGCGAGGAGGATGAGCGGGAGAACGGAAACCACGTCCTCGTTG TTCCAGAGTCACGATTTGACCGAGATTCCGGGGAGAGTgaggaaggagaggaagaagggggTGAGGGGACCCCACAGAGCAGCGCCCTCACTGAAGGAGACTGCGTGCCTGACTCCCCTGCCCTGTCGCCCATTGAGCTCAAGCAGGAACTGCCCAAGTACCTGCCTGCCCTGCAG GGCTGCCGGAGCGTGGAGGAGTTCCAGTGCCTGAACAGGATCGAAGAGGGCACATACGGGGTGGTCTATAGagcaaaggacaaaaagacag ATGAAATTGTGGCTCTGAAACGGCTGAAGatggaaaaggagaaagaagggtTTCCCATCACATCACTGAGAGAGATCAACACCATCCTCAAGGCCCAGCACCCCAACATTGTCACTGTCCGC GAGATTGTTGTGGGCAGCAACATGGACAAGATCTACATCGTTATGAACTACGTGGAGCACGACCTGAAGAGCCTGATGGAGACCATGAAGCAACCCTTCCTTCCAG gggAGGTAAAGACCCTGATgatccagctgctccagggggtgAGGCATCTACACGACAACTGGATCCTGCACCGAGACCTCAAGACATCCAACCTGCTGCTGAGCCACGCCGGTGTCCTCAAG GTGGGTGACTTTGGACTGGCCCGTGAGTATGGGTCTCCACTAAAGGCCTATACCCCAGTTGTGGTGACTCTGTGGTACCGTGCcccggagctgctgctgggtgcCAAG GAGTACTCCACAGCTATTGACATGTGGTCTGTGGGCTGCATTTTTGGGGAGCTGCTGACCCAGAAGCCGTTGTTCCCTGGGAAGTCTGAGATTGACCAGATTAACAAAGTGTTCAAG GACCTGGGGACTCCTAGTGAGAAAATCTGGCCTGGCTACAGTGACCTGCCGGCTGTTAAGAAGATGACGTTCACCGAGTACCCCTACAACAACCTGCGCAAGCGCTTCGGGGCGCTGCTCTCTGACCAGGGCTTCGACCTCATGAACAA GTTCCTGACCTACTTCCCTGGACGGCGGATCAACGCTGAAGATGGCCTCAAGCACGAGTATTTCCGAGAGACCCCACTTCCCATTGATCCCTCGATGTTCCCCACGTGGCCTGCCAAGAGCGAGCAGCAGCGGGTGAAGCGAGGCACCAGCCCTCGGCCGCCTGAAGGGGGCTTGGGCTACAGCCAGCTG GGTGACGACGACCTCAAAGAGACTGGTTTCCATCTGACCACCACAAACCAGGGGGCCTCCGCCGCAGGGCCTGGCTTCAGCCTCAAGTTTTGA
- the CDK11B gene encoding cyclin-dependent kinase 11B isoform X5, producing the protein MGDEKDSWKVKTLDEILQEKKRRKEQEEKAEIKRLKNSDDRDSKRDSLEEGELRDHRMEITIRNSPYRREDSMEDRGEEDDSLAIKPPQQMSRKEKAHHRKDEKRKEKRKHARVKEKEREHERRKRHREEQDKARREWERQKRREMAREHSRRERDRLEQLERKRERERKLREQQKEQREQKERERRAEERRKEREARREGSSAHHRTMREEYGEKAKASHWSRSPLRPPRERFEMGEGRKPVKEEKLEERDPLSDLQDVSDSERKTSSAESSSAESGSGSEEEEEEEEEEEEEEGSSSEESEEEEEEEEEEEEEEETGSNSEDASEQSAEEVSEEEMSEEDERENGNHVLVVPESRFDRDSGESEEGEEEGGEGTPQSSALTEGDCVPDSPALSPIELKQELPKYLPALQGCRSVEEFQCLNRIEEGTYGVVYRAKDKKTDEIVALKRLKMEKEKEGFPITSLREINTILKAQHPNIVTVREIVVGSNMDKIYIVMNYVEHDLKSLMETMKQPFLPGEVKTLMIQLLQGVRHLHDNWILHRDLKTSNLLLSHAGVLKVGDFGLAREYGSPLKAYTPVVVTLWYRAPELLLGAKEYSTAIDMWSVGCIFGELLTQKPLFPGKSEIDQINKVFKDLGTPSEKIWPGYSDLPAVKKMTFTEYPYNNLRKRFGALLSDQGFDLMNKFLTYFPGRRINAEDGLKHEYFRETPLPIDPSMFPTWPAKSEQQRVKRGTSPRPPEGGLGYSQLGDDDLKETGFHLTTTNQGASAAGPGFSLKF; encoded by the exons ATGGGGGATGAAAAGGACTCTTGGAAAGTGAAAACCTTAGATGAGATTCTCCAGGAAAAGAAACGAAGGAAGGAACAAGAGGAGAAAGCAGAGATAAAACGCTTAAAAAAT TCTGATGACCGGGATTCCAAAAGGGATTCCCTTGAAGAGGGGGAGCTGAGAGACCACCGCATGGAGATAACAATAAGGAACTCGCCGTACAGGAGAGAGGACTCTATGGAAGACAG AGGCGAGGAAGATGACTCTTTAGCTATCAAGCCACCCCAGCAAATGTCCCGGAAAGAAAAAGCTCATCACAGGAAAGATGAAAAGCGAAAAGAGAAAC GGAAGCATGctagagtgaaagagaaagagagagaacacgAGCGTCGGAAGCGCCATCGAGAAGAGCAGGATAAAGCTCGCCGGGAGTGGGAGAGACAGAAGAGGAGGGAGATGGCAAGAGAACATTCCAGGAGAGAGAG GGACCGGCTGGAGCAGCTGGAGCGaaagcgggagcgggagcggaaGCTACGGGAGCAGCAGAAGGAGCAGAGGGAGCAGAAGGAGCGTGAGCGGAGAGCCGAGGAGCGGCGCAAGGAACGCGAGGCACGCAGGGAAG GGTCGTCAGCACACCACCGCACGATGCGGGAGGAGTATGGGGAGAAGGCGAAGGCCAGCCACTGGAGCCGCAGCCCGCTCCGGCCACCACGGGAAAGGTTCGAGATGGGCGAAGGCCGGAAGCCAG TCAAGGAAGAGAAACTGGAAGAGAGAGACCCCCTCTCTGACTTGCAAGACGTCAGTGACAGCGAGAGGAAGACCAGCTCGGCCGAGTCCTCCTCAG CGGAGTCAGGGTCCGgctcggaggaggaggaggaggaagaagaggaagaggaggaggaggaggggagcagTAGTGAGGAgtccgaggaggaggaggaagaggaggaggaggaggaggaagaagaggagacgGGGAGCAATTCTGAAGATGCTTCCGAACAGTCTGCTG AGGAAGTGAGTGAAGAGGAGATGAGCGAGGAGGATGAGCGGGAGAACGGAAACCACGTCCTCGTTG TTCCAGAGTCACGATTTGACCGAGATTCCGGGGAGAGTgaggaaggagaggaagaagggggTGAGGGGACCCCACAGAGCAGCGCCCTCACTGAAGGAGACTGCGTGCCTGACTCCCCTGCCCTGTCGCCCATTGAGCTCAAGCAGGAACTGCCCAAGTACCTGCCTGCCCTGCAG GGCTGCCGGAGCGTGGAGGAGTTCCAGTGCCTGAACAGGATCGAAGAGGGCACATACGGGGTGGTCTATAGagcaaaggacaaaaagacag ATGAAATTGTGGCTCTGAAACGGCTGAAGatggaaaaggagaaagaagggtTTCCCATCACATCACTGAGAGAGATCAACACCATCCTCAAGGCCCAGCACCCCAACATTGTCACTGTCCGC GAGATTGTTGTGGGCAGCAACATGGACAAGATCTACATCGTTATGAACTACGTGGAGCACGACCTGAAGAGCCTGATGGAGACCATGAAGCAACCCTTCCTTCCAG gggAGGTAAAGACCCTGATgatccagctgctccagggggtgAGGCATCTACACGACAACTGGATCCTGCACCGAGACCTCAAGACATCCAACCTGCTGCTGAGCCACGCCGGTGTCCTCAAG GTGGGTGACTTTGGACTGGCCCGTGAGTATGGGTCTCCACTAAAGGCCTATACCCCAGTTGTGGTGACTCTGTGGTACCGTGCcccggagctgctgctgggtgcCAAG GAGTACTCCACAGCTATTGACATGTGGTCTGTGGGCTGCATTTTTGGGGAGCTGCTGACCCAGAAGCCGTTGTTCCCTGGGAAGTCTGAGATTGACCAGATTAACAAAGTGTTCAAG GACCTGGGGACTCCTAGTGAGAAAATCTGGCCTGGCTACAGTGACCTGCCGGCTGTTAAGAAGATGACGTTCACCGAGTACCCCTACAACAACCTGCGCAAGCGCTTCGGGGCGCTGCTCTCTGACCAGGGCTTCGACCTCATGAACAA GTTCCTGACCTACTTCCCTGGACGGCGGATCAACGCTGAAGATGGCCTCAAGCACGAGTATTTCCGAGAGACCCCACTTCCCATTGATCCCTCGATGTTCCCCACGTGGCCTGCCAAGAGCGAGCAGCAGCGGGTGAAGCGAGGCACCAGCCCTCGGCCGCCTGAAGGGGGCTTGGGCTACAGCCAGCTG GGTGACGACGACCTCAAAGAGACTGGTTTCCATCTGACCACCACAAACCAGGGGGCCTCCGCCGCAGGGCCTGGCTTCAGCCTCAAGTTTTGA
- the CDK11B gene encoding cyclin-dependent kinase 11B isoform X2 — protein MGDEKDSWKVKTLDEILQEKKRRKEQEEKAEIKRLKNSDDRDSKRDSLEEGELRDHRMEITIRNSPYRREDSMEDRGEEDDSLAIKPPQQMSRKEKAHHRKDEKRKEKRKHARVKEKEREHERRKRHREEQDKARREWERQKRREMAREHSRRERDRLEQLERKRERERKLREQQKEQREQKERERRAEERRKEREARREGSSAHHRTMREEYGEKAKASHWSRSPLRPPRERFEMGEGRKPVKEEKLEERDPLSDLQDVSDSERKTSSAESSSGSRAPGPGHPSPREGQGSGLTLRLWVHPQAESGSGSEEEEEEEEEEEEEEGSSSEESEEEEEEEEEEEEEEETGSNSEDASEQSAEEVSEEEMSEEDERENGNHVLVVPESRFDRDSGESEEGEEEGGEGTPQSSALTEGDCVPDSPALSPIELKQELPKYLPALQGCRSVEEFQCLNRIEEGTYGVVYRAKDKKTDEIVALKRLKMEKEKEGFPITSLREINTILKAQHPNIVTVREIVVGSNMDKIYIVMNYVEHDLKSLMETMKQPFLPGEVKTLMIQLLQGVRHLHDNWILHRDLKTSNLLLSHAGVLKVGDFGLAREYGSPLKAYTPVVVTLWYRAPELLLGAKEYSTAIDMWSVGCIFGELLTQKPLFPGKSEIDQINKVFKDLGTPSEKIWPGYSDLPAVKKMTFTEYPYNNLRKRFGALLSDQGFDLMNKFLTYFPGRRINAEDGLKHEYFRETPLPIDPSMFPTWPAKSEQQRVKRGTSPRPPEGGLGYSQLGDDDLKETGFHLTTTNQGASAAGPGFSLKF, from the exons ATGGGGGATGAAAAGGACTCTTGGAAAGTGAAAACCTTAGATGAGATTCTCCAGGAAAAGAAACGAAGGAAGGAACAAGAGGAGAAAGCAGAGATAAAACGCTTAAAAAAT TCTGATGACCGGGATTCCAAAAGGGATTCCCTTGAAGAGGGGGAGCTGAGAGACCACCGCATGGAGATAACAATAAGGAACTCGCCGTACAGGAGAGAGGACTCTATGGAAGACAG AGGCGAGGAAGATGACTCTTTAGCTATCAAGCCACCCCAGCAAATGTCCCGGAAAGAAAAAGCTCATCACAGGAAAGATGAAAAGCGAAAAGAGAAAC GGAAGCATGctagagtgaaagagaaagagagagaacacgAGCGTCGGAAGCGCCATCGAGAAGAGCAGGATAAAGCTCGCCGGGAGTGGGAGAGACAGAAGAGGAGGGAGATGGCAAGAGAACATTCCAGGAGAGAGAG GGACCGGCTGGAGCAGCTGGAGCGaaagcgggagcgggagcggaaGCTACGGGAGCAGCAGAAGGAGCAGAGGGAGCAGAAGGAGCGTGAGCGGAGAGCCGAGGAGCGGCGCAAGGAACGCGAGGCACGCAGGGAAG GGTCGTCAGCACACCACCGCACGATGCGGGAGGAGTATGGGGAGAAGGCGAAGGCCAGCCACTGGAGCCGCAGCCCGCTCCGGCCACCACGGGAAAGGTTCGAGATGGGCGAAGGCCGGAAGCCAG TCAAGGAAGAGAAACTGGAAGAGAGAGACCCCCTCTCTGACTTGCAAGACGTCAGTGACAGCGAGAGGAAGACCAGCTCGGCCGAGTCCTCCTCAGGTAGCCGCGCACCTGGCCCGGGCCACCCCTCCCCTCGTGAGGGCCAGGGCAGCGGGCTCACCTTGCGACTCTGGGTCCATCCTCAAGCGGAGTCAGGGTCCGgctcggaggaggaggaggaggaagaagaggaagaggaggaggaggaggggagcagTAGTGAGGAgtccgaggaggaggaggaagaggaggaggaggaggaggaagaagaggagacgGGGAGCAATTCTGAAGATGCTTCCGAACAGTCTGCTG AGGAAGTGAGTGAAGAGGAGATGAGCGAGGAGGATGAGCGGGAGAACGGAAACCACGTCCTCGTTG TTCCAGAGTCACGATTTGACCGAGATTCCGGGGAGAGTgaggaaggagaggaagaagggggTGAGGGGACCCCACAGAGCAGCGCCCTCACTGAAGGAGACTGCGTGCCTGACTCCCCTGCCCTGTCGCCCATTGAGCTCAAGCAGGAACTGCCCAAGTACCTGCCTGCCCTGCAG GGCTGCCGGAGCGTGGAGGAGTTCCAGTGCCTGAACAGGATCGAAGAGGGCACATACGGGGTGGTCTATAGagcaaaggacaaaaagacag ATGAAATTGTGGCTCTGAAACGGCTGAAGatggaaaaggagaaagaagggtTTCCCATCACATCACTGAGAGAGATCAACACCATCCTCAAGGCCCAGCACCCCAACATTGTCACTGTCCGC GAGATTGTTGTGGGCAGCAACATGGACAAGATCTACATCGTTATGAACTACGTGGAGCACGACCTGAAGAGCCTGATGGAGACCATGAAGCAACCCTTCCTTCCAG gggAGGTAAAGACCCTGATgatccagctgctccagggggtgAGGCATCTACACGACAACTGGATCCTGCACCGAGACCTCAAGACATCCAACCTGCTGCTGAGCCACGCCGGTGTCCTCAAG GTGGGTGACTTTGGACTGGCCCGTGAGTATGGGTCTCCACTAAAGGCCTATACCCCAGTTGTGGTGACTCTGTGGTACCGTGCcccggagctgctgctgggtgcCAAG GAGTACTCCACAGCTATTGACATGTGGTCTGTGGGCTGCATTTTTGGGGAGCTGCTGACCCAGAAGCCGTTGTTCCCTGGGAAGTCTGAGATTGACCAGATTAACAAAGTGTTCAAG GACCTGGGGACTCCTAGTGAGAAAATCTGGCCTGGCTACAGTGACCTGCCGGCTGTTAAGAAGATGACGTTCACCGAGTACCCCTACAACAACCTGCGCAAGCGCTTCGGGGCGCTGCTCTCTGACCAGGGCTTCGACCTCATGAACAA GTTCCTGACCTACTTCCCTGGACGGCGGATCAACGCTGAAGATGGCCTCAAGCACGAGTATTTCCGAGAGACCCCACTTCCCATTGATCCCTCGATGTTCCCCACGTGGCCTGCCAAGAGCGAGCAGCAGCGGGTGAAGCGAGGCACCAGCCCTCGGCCGCCTGAAGGGGGCTTGGGCTACAGCCAGCTG GGTGACGACGACCTCAAAGAGACTGGTTTCCATCTGACCACCACAAACCAGGGGGCCTCCGCCGCAGGGCCTGGCTTCAGCCTCAAGTTTTGA
- the CDK11B gene encoding cyclin-dependent kinase 11B isoform X3, translated as MGDEKDSWKVKTLDEILQEKKRRKEQEEKAEIKRLKNSDDRDSKRDSLEEGELRDHRMEITIRNSPYRREDSMEDRGEEDDSLAIKPPQQMSRKEKAHHRKDEKRKEKRRHRSHSTEGGKHARVKEKEREHERRKRHREEQDKARREWERQKRREMAREHSRRERDRLEQLERKRERERKLREQQKEQREQKERERRAEERRKEREARREGSSAHHRTMREEYGEKAKASHWSRSPLRPPRERFEMGEGRKPVKEEKLEERDPLSDLQDVSDSERKTSSAESSSAESGSGSEEEEEEEEEEEEEEGSSSEESEEEEEEEEEEEEEEETGSNSEDASEQSAEEVSEEEMSEEDERENGNHVLVVPESRFDRDSGESEEGEEEGGEGTPQSSALTEGDCVPDSPALSPIELKQELPKYLPALQGCRSVEEFQCLNRIEEGTYGVVYRAKDKKTDEIVALKRLKMEKEKEGFPITSLREINTILKAQHPNIVTVREIVVGSNMDKIYIVMNYVEHDLKSLMETMKQPFLPGEVKTLMIQLLQGVRHLHDNWILHRDLKTSNLLLSHAGVLKVGDFGLAREYGSPLKAYTPVVVTLWYRAPELLLGAKEYSTAIDMWSVGCIFGELLTQKPLFPGKSEIDQINKVFKDLGTPSEKIWPGYSDLPAVKKMTFTEYPYNNLRKRFGALLSDQGFDLMNKFLTYFPGRRINAEDGLKHEYFRETPLPIDPSMFPTWPAKSEQQRVKRGTSPRPPEGGLGYSQLGDDDLKETGFHLTTTNQGASAAGPGFSLKF; from the exons ATGGGGGATGAAAAGGACTCTTGGAAAGTGAAAACCTTAGATGAGATTCTCCAGGAAAAGAAACGAAGGAAGGAACAAGAGGAGAAAGCAGAGATAAAACGCTTAAAAAAT TCTGATGACCGGGATTCCAAAAGGGATTCCCTTGAAGAGGGGGAGCTGAGAGACCACCGCATGGAGATAACAATAAGGAACTCGCCGTACAGGAGAGAGGACTCTATGGAAGACAG AGGCGAGGAAGATGACTCTTTAGCTATCAAGCCACCCCAGCAAATGTCCCGGAAAGAAAAAGCTCATCACAGGAAAGATGAAAAGCGAAAAGAGAAACGTAGGCATCGTAGTCATTCAACAGAAGGGG GGAAGCATGctagagtgaaagagaaagagagagaacacgAGCGTCGGAAGCGCCATCGAGAAGAGCAGGATAAAGCTCGCCGGGAGTGGGAGAGACAGAAGAGGAGGGAGATGGCAAGAGAACATTCCAGGAGAGAGAG GGACCGGCTGGAGCAGCTGGAGCGaaagcgggagcgggagcggaaGCTACGGGAGCAGCAGAAGGAGCAGAGGGAGCAGAAGGAGCGTGAGCGGAGAGCCGAGGAGCGGCGCAAGGAACGCGAGGCACGCAGGGAAG GGTCGTCAGCACACCACCGCACGATGCGGGAGGAGTATGGGGAGAAGGCGAAGGCCAGCCACTGGAGCCGCAGCCCGCTCCGGCCACCACGGGAAAGGTTCGAGATGGGCGAAGGCCGGAAGCCAG TCAAGGAAGAGAAACTGGAAGAGAGAGACCCCCTCTCTGACTTGCAAGACGTCAGTGACAGCGAGAGGAAGACCAGCTCGGCCGAGTCCTCCTCAG CGGAGTCAGGGTCCGgctcggaggaggaggaggaggaagaagaggaagaggaggaggaggaggggagcagTAGTGAGGAgtccgaggaggaggaggaagaggaggaggaggaggaggaagaagaggagacgGGGAGCAATTCTGAAGATGCTTCCGAACAGTCTGCTG AGGAAGTGAGTGAAGAGGAGATGAGCGAGGAGGATGAGCGGGAGAACGGAAACCACGTCCTCGTTG TTCCAGAGTCACGATTTGACCGAGATTCCGGGGAGAGTgaggaaggagaggaagaagggggTGAGGGGACCCCACAGAGCAGCGCCCTCACTGAAGGAGACTGCGTGCCTGACTCCCCTGCCCTGTCGCCCATTGAGCTCAAGCAGGAACTGCCCAAGTACCTGCCTGCCCTGCAG GGCTGCCGGAGCGTGGAGGAGTTCCAGTGCCTGAACAGGATCGAAGAGGGCACATACGGGGTGGTCTATAGagcaaaggacaaaaagacag ATGAAATTGTGGCTCTGAAACGGCTGAAGatggaaaaggagaaagaagggtTTCCCATCACATCACTGAGAGAGATCAACACCATCCTCAAGGCCCAGCACCCCAACATTGTCACTGTCCGC GAGATTGTTGTGGGCAGCAACATGGACAAGATCTACATCGTTATGAACTACGTGGAGCACGACCTGAAGAGCCTGATGGAGACCATGAAGCAACCCTTCCTTCCAG gggAGGTAAAGACCCTGATgatccagctgctccagggggtgAGGCATCTACACGACAACTGGATCCTGCACCGAGACCTCAAGACATCCAACCTGCTGCTGAGCCACGCCGGTGTCCTCAAG GTGGGTGACTTTGGACTGGCCCGTGAGTATGGGTCTCCACTAAAGGCCTATACCCCAGTTGTGGTGACTCTGTGGTACCGTGCcccggagctgctgctgggtgcCAAG GAGTACTCCACAGCTATTGACATGTGGTCTGTGGGCTGCATTTTTGGGGAGCTGCTGACCCAGAAGCCGTTGTTCCCTGGGAAGTCTGAGATTGACCAGATTAACAAAGTGTTCAAG GACCTGGGGACTCCTAGTGAGAAAATCTGGCCTGGCTACAGTGACCTGCCGGCTGTTAAGAAGATGACGTTCACCGAGTACCCCTACAACAACCTGCGCAAGCGCTTCGGGGCGCTGCTCTCTGACCAGGGCTTCGACCTCATGAACAA GTTCCTGACCTACTTCCCTGGACGGCGGATCAACGCTGAAGATGGCCTCAAGCACGAGTATTTCCGAGAGACCCCACTTCCCATTGATCCCTCGATGTTCCCCACGTGGCCTGCCAAGAGCGAGCAGCAGCGGGTGAAGCGAGGCACCAGCCCTCGGCCGCCTGAAGGGGGCTTGGGCTACAGCCAGCTG GGTGACGACGACCTCAAAGAGACTGGTTTCCATCTGACCACCACAAACCAGGGGGCCTCCGCCGCAGGGCCTGGCTTCAGCCTCAAGTTTTGA